A part of Escherichia marmotae genomic DNA contains:
- the ebgA gene encoding beta-galactosidase subunit alpha translates to MNRWENIQLTHENRLTPRAYFFSYDSVAQARTFARETSSLFLPLSGQWNFHFFDHPLQVPEAFTSELMADWGHITVPAMWQMEGHGKLQYTDEGFPFPIDVPFVPSDNPTGAYQRIFTLSDGWLGKQTLIKFDGVETYFEVYVNGQYVGFSKGSRLTAEFDISTMVKTGDNLLCVRVMQWADSTYVEDQDMWWSAGIFRDVYLIGKQLTHINDFTVRTDFDEAYCDATLSCEVVLENLAASPAVTTLEYTLFDGERVVHRSAINHLAIEKLTSASFAFTVEQPQQWSAESPYLYHLVMTLKDANDNVLEVVPQRVGFRDIKVRDGLFWINNRYVMLHGVNRHDNDHRKGRAVGIDRVEKDIQLMKQHNINSVRTAHYPNDPRFYELCDIYGLFVMAETDVESHGFANVGDISRITDDPQWEKVYVERIVRHIHAQKNHPSIIIWSLGNESGYGCNIRAMYHAAKALDDTRLVHYEEDRDAEVVDIISTMYTRVPLMNEFGEYPHPKPRIICEYAHAMGNGPGGLTEYQNVFYKHDCIQGHYVWEWCDHGILAQDDNGNVWYKFGGDYGDYPNNYNFCLDGLIYSDQTPGPGLKEYKQVIAPVKIHALDLNRGELKVENKLWFTTLDDYTLHVDVRAEGETLATQQIKLRDVAPNSEAPLHITLPQLDTREAFLNITVTKDSRTRYSDAGHPIATYQFPLKENTAQPVPFAPNNAHPLTLEDERLSCTVRGYNFAITFSKLTGKPTSWQVNGESLLTREPKINFFKPMIDNHKQEYEGLWQPNHLQIMQEHLRDFAVEQSDSEVLIISRTVIAPPVFDFGMRCTYIWRIAADGQVNVALSGERYGDYPHIIPCIGFTMGINGEYDQVAYYGRGPGENYADSQQANIIDIWRSNVDAMFENYPFPQNNGNRQHVRWAALTNRHGSGLLVVPQRPINFSAWHYTQENIHAAQHCNELRRSDDITLNLDHQLLGLGSNSWGSEVLDSWRVWFRDFSYGFTLLPVSGGEATAQSLASHEFGAGFFSTNLHSENKQ, encoded by the coding sequence CCATCGATGTGCCGTTTGTTCCCAGCGATAACCCAACCGGTGCCTATCAACGTATTTTCACCCTCAGCGACGGCTGGCTGGGTAAACAGACGCTGATCAAATTTGACGGCGTCGAAACCTATTTTGAAGTCTACGTTAACGGTCAGTATGTTGGCTTCAGCAAGGGCAGTCGCCTGACCGCAGAGTTTGACATCAGTACGATGGTTAAAACCGGCGACAACCTGTTGTGTGTGCGCGTGATGCAGTGGGCTGACTCCACCTATGTTGAAGACCAGGATATGTGGTGGTCGGCGGGGATCTTCCGCGATGTTTATCTGATCGGTAAACAACTGACGCACATTAACGATTTCACCGTGCGTACCGACTTTGACGAAGCCTATTGCGACGCCACACTTTCCTGCGAAGTGGTGCTGGAAAATCTCGCTGCCTCCCCTGCCGTAACGACGCTGGAATATACCCTGTTCGACGGCGAACGCGTGGTGCACCGCAGCGCCATTAATCACCTGGCAATTGAAAAACTGACCAGCGCCAGTTTTGCTTTTACTGTCGAACAGCCGCAGCAATGGTCAGCAGAATCCCCTTATCTTTACCATCTGGTCATGACGCTGAAAGATGCCAACGACAATGTTCTGGAAGTGGTGCCGCAACGCGTTGGCTTCCGTGATATCAAAGTGCGCGACGGTCTGTTCTGGATCAATAACCGTTATGTGATGCTGCACGGCGTCAACCGCCACGACAACGATCATCGCAAAGGCCGCGCCGTTGGGATAGATCGCGTTGAGAAAGATATCCAGTTGATGAAACAACACAACATCAACTCTGTGCGTACTGCTCACTACCCGAATGATCCGCGTTTTTACGAACTGTGTGATATCTACGGCCTGTTTGTAATGGCGGAAACCGACGTCGAATCGCACGGCTTTGCTAACGTTGGTGATATCAGCCGCATTACCGACGATCCGCAGTGGGAAAAAGTCTACGTCGAGCGCATCGTTCGTCATATTCACGCGCAGAAAAACCATCCGTCGATCATCATCTGGTCGCTGGGCAACGAGTCCGGCTATGGCTGTAACATCCGCGCGATGTACCACGCGGCGAAGGCGCTGGATGACACGCGTCTGGTTCACTACGAAGAAGATCGCGATGCTGAAGTGGTCGATATTATTTCCACCATGTACACCCGCGTGCCGCTGATGAATGAGTTTGGTGAATACCCGCATCCAAAACCGCGCATCATCTGTGAATACGCCCATGCGATGGGTAACGGACCTGGCGGGCTGACGGAATACCAGAACGTCTTCTATAAGCACGATTGCATTCAGGGGCATTATGTCTGGGAGTGGTGTGATCACGGGATCCTGGCGCAGGATGACAACGGCAACGTCTGGTATAAATTCGGCGGCGATTACGGCGACTATCCCAACAACTATAACTTCTGTCTTGATGGTTTGATCTATTCCGATCAGACACCGGGGCCGGGTCTGAAAGAGTACAAACAGGTTATCGCGCCGGTAAAAATTCACGCGTTGGATCTGAATCGCGGCGAACTGAAAGTCGAAAATAAACTGTGGTTTACCACGCTTGATGACTACACCCTGCACGTAGACGTGCGCGCCGAAGGTGAAACGCTCGCGACGCAGCAAATTAAGCTGCGCGACGTTGCGCCGAACAGCGAAGCCCCCTTGCACATCACGCTGCCGCAACTGGACACCCGCGAAGCGTTTCTCAACATTACGGTGACCAAAGATTCCCGCACTCGCTACAGCGACGCCGGGCACCCTATCGCCACTTATCAGTTCCCGCTGAAGGAAAACACTGCGCAGCCTGTGCCTTTCGCGCCGAATAACGCCCATCCGCTGACGCTGGAAGATGAACGTTTGAGCTGCACCGTTCGCGGCTACAACTTCGCAATCACCTTCTCAAAATTGACTGGCAAACCGACGTCATGGCAGGTGAATGGCGAATCACTGCTGACTCGCGAGCCAAAGATCAACTTCTTCAAACCAATGATCGACAACCACAAGCAGGAGTACGAAGGACTGTGGCAACCGAATCATTTGCAGATCATGCAGGAGCATCTGCGCGACTTTGCCGTTGAGCAAAGTGATAGCGAGGTGTTGATCATCAGCCGCACGGTTATTGCCCCGCCGGTGTTTGACTTCGGGATGCGCTGCACCTACATCTGGCGCATCGCTGCCGATGGTCAGGTTAACGTGGCACTTTCCGGCGAACGTTACGGCGACTATCCGCACATCATTCCGTGCATCGGTTTCACCATGGGAATTAACGGCGAATACGATCAGGTGGCGTATTACGGACGTGGACCGGGCGAAAACTACGCCGACAGCCAGCAGGCTAACATCATCGATATCTGGCGCAGCAACGTCGATGCCATGTTCGAGAACTATCCCTTCCCGCAGAACAACGGCAACCGCCAGCATGTCCGCTGGGCGGCACTGACTAACCGCCACGGCAGCGGTCTGCTGGTGGTTCCGCAGCGCCCGATTAACTTCAGCGCCTGGCACTATACCCAGGAGAACATCCACGCAGCCCAGCACTGCAACGAGCTGCGGCGCAGCGATGACATCACTCTGAACCTCGACCACCAGTTGCTTGGCCTCGGCTCCAACTCCTGGGGTAGCGAGGTGCTGGACTCCTGGCGCGTCTGGTTTCGTGACTTCAGCTACGGCTTTACGTTGCTGCCAGTTTCTGGCGGAGAAGCCACCGCGCAAAGCCTAGCGTCGCATGAGTTCGGCGCAGGGTTCTTTTCCACGAATTTGCACAGCGAGAATAAGCAATGA
- a CDS encoding beta-galactosidase subunit beta translates to MRIIDNLEQFRQIYASGKKWQRCVEAIENIDNIQPGVAHSIGDSLTYRVENDSATDALFTGHRRYFEVHYYLQGQQKIEYAPKEMLQVVEYYRDETDREYLKGCGETVEVHEGQIIICDNHEAYRFICNNAVKKVVLKVTIEDGYFHNK, encoded by the coding sequence ATGAGGATCATCGATAACTTAGAACAGTTCCGCCAGATTTACGCCTCTGGCAAGAAGTGGCAACGCTGCGTTGAAGCGATTGAAAATATCGACAATATTCAGCCTGGCGTCGCCCACTCCATCGGTGACTCATTGACCTATCGAGTGGAAAACGACTCCGCGACTGATGCGTTATTTACCGGACATCGCCGCTATTTTGAAGTGCATTACTACCTGCAAGGGCAGCAAAAAATTGAATATGCACCGAAAGAGATGTTACAGGTCGTGGAATATTATCGCGATGAAACTGACCGTGAATATTTAAAGGGCTGCGGAGAAACCGTTGAAGTTCATGAAGGGCAAATCATTATTTGCGATAACCATGAAGCGTATCGGTTTATCTGTAATAACGCAGTCAAAAAAGTCGTTCTCAAAGTCACCATCGAAGATGGTTATTTCCATAACAAATAA
- a CDS encoding amino acid permease, whose amino-acid sequence MSDTKRNTIGKFGLLSLTFAAVYSFNNVINNNIELGLASAPMFFLATIFYFIPFCLIIAEFVSLNKNSEAGVYAWVKSSLGGRWAFITAYTYWFVNLFFFTSLLPRVIAYASYAFLGYEYIMTPVATTIISMVLFAFSTWVSTNGAKMLGPITSVTSTLMLLLTLSYILLAGTALVGGVQPADPITVDAMIPNFNWAFLGVTTWIFMAAGGAESVAVYVNDVKGGSKSFVKVIILAGIFIGVLYSVSSVLINVFVSSKELKFTGGSVQVFHGMAAYFGLPEALMNRFVGLVSFTAMFGSLLMWTATPVKIFFSEIPEGIFGKKTVELNENGVPARAAWIQFLIVIPLMIIPMLGSNTVQDLMNTIINMTAAASMLPPLFIMLAYLNLRAKLDHLPRDFRMGSRRTGIIIVSMLIAIFAVGFVASTFPTGANILTIIFYNVGGIVIFLGFAWWKYSKYIKGLTAEERHIEATPANNVD is encoded by the coding sequence ATGTCTGATACCAAACGTAATACAATCGGCAAATTCGGCTTGCTCTCGCTGACTTTTGCCGCCGTTTATAGCTTTAATAACGTCATCAATAATAATATTGAGCTTGGACTGGCCTCGGCACCGATGTTTTTCCTCGCGACGATTTTTTATTTTATTCCCTTCTGTCTGATCATCGCAGAATTTGTTTCGTTAAATAAAAACTCGGAAGCTGGTGTCTACGCATGGGTAAAAAGTTCGCTGGGCGGACGTTGGGCATTTATTACTGCCTATACCTACTGGTTCGTGAACCTGTTCTTTTTCACCTCATTATTGCCGCGCGTTATTGCTTACGCCTCGTATGCCTTCCTCGGCTACGAATATATTATGACGCCAGTTGCCACCACCATTATCAGCATGGTGCTGTTCGCCTTCTCCACATGGGTTTCCACCAACGGGGCGAAAATGCTGGGACCAATCACCTCCGTTACTTCAACGCTGATGCTGCTGTTAACGCTCTCCTACATTTTACTGGCAGGTACGGCGCTGGTTGGCGGCGTACAACCTGCAGACCCCATCACCGTTGACGCGATGATCCCGAACTTTAACTGGGCGTTCCTCGGCGTTACCACCTGGATCTTTATGGCCGCAGGCGGCGCAGAGTCCGTTGCTGTGTACGTTAACGACGTTAAAGGCGGATCGAAATCGTTCGTTAAAGTGATCATCCTCGCCGGGATTTTTATCGGTGTACTGTACTCCGTCTCCTCGGTGCTGATTAACGTCTTCGTCAGCAGCAAAGAGTTGAAATTTACTGGCGGATCGGTGCAGGTATTCCACGGCATGGCCGCATACTTTGGTCTGCCGGAAGCGTTAATGAACCGCTTTGTTGGCCTTGTGTCCTTTACCGCGATGTTTGGTTCCCTGCTGATGTGGACCGCAACGCCGGTGAAAATTTTCTTTTCCGAAATCCCGGAAGGGATCTTTGGTAAGAAAACCGTCGAACTGAACGAAAACGGCGTTCCGGCGCGCGCGGCGTGGATCCAGTTCCTGATCGTGATCCCACTGATGATTATCCCGATGCTCGGCTCCAATACCGTGCAGGATCTAATGAATACTATTATTAATATGACCGCGGCAGCGTCCATGCTTCCGCCGTTATTCATCATGCTGGCCTATCTGAATTTACGCGCCAAATTAGATCACCTGCCACGTGATTTCCGTATGGGTTCCCGTCGCACCGGTATTATCATTGTTTCAATGCTGATTGCGATATTTGCCGTAGGATTTGTCGCCTCGACCTTCCCGACCGGTGCAAATATTCTGACCATCATTTTTTATAACGTCGGCGGTATTGTTATTTTCCTCGGCTTTGCGTGGTGGAAATACAGCAAATATATAAAAGGATTAACGGCTGAAGAACGCCATATTGAAGCGACGCCAGCCAACAACGTGGATTAA
- the fadH gene encoding NADPH-dependent 2,4-dienoyl-CoA reductase has translation MSYPSLFAPLDLGFTTLKNRVLMGSMHTGLEEYPDGAERLAAFYAERARHGVALIVSGGIAPDLTGVGMEGGAMLNDACQIPHHRIITEAVHQEGGKIALQILHTGRYSYQPHLVAPSALQAPINRFVPHELSHEEILQLINDFARCAQLAREAGYDGVEVMGSEGYLINEFLTLRTNQRSDQWGGDYPNRMRFAVEVVRAVRERVGNDFIIIYRLSMLDLVEGGSTFTETVQLAQAVETAGATIINTGIGWHEARIPTIATPVPRGAFSWVTRKLKGHVSLPLVTTNRINDPQVADDILSRGDADMVSMARPFLADAELLSKAQSGRSDEINTCIGCNQACLDQIFVGKVTSCLVNPRACHETKMPILPAMQKKNLAVVGAGPAGLAFAINAAARGHQVTLFDTHGEIGGQFNIAKQIPGKEEFYETLRYYRRMIEVTGVTLKLNHTVTADQLQAFDETILASGIVPRIPPIDGIDHPKVLSYLDVLRDKAPVGNKVAIIGCGGIGFDTAMYLSQPGESTSQNIAEFCTEWGIDSSLQQAGGLSSQGIQIPRSPRQIVMLQRKASKPGQGLGKTTGWIHRTTLLSRGVKMIPGVSYQKIDDDGLHVVINGETQVFAVDHVVICAGQEPNRALAQPLIDSGKTVHLIGGCDVAMELDARRAIAQGTRLALEI, from the coding sequence ATGAGCTACCCGTCGCTGTTCGCCCCGCTTGATTTAGGCTTCACCACGTTAAAAAACCGCGTACTGATGGGGTCAATGCACACCGGGCTGGAGGAATACCCGGATGGCGCTGAGCGGCTGGCGGCGTTTTATGCCGAACGCGCCCGCCACGGCGTGGCGCTGATTGTCAGCGGCGGTATCGCACCAGATTTAACGGGCGTTGGCATGGAAGGCGGCGCAATGCTCAACGACGCCTGTCAGATCCCACACCATCGCATTATTACCGAAGCGGTACATCAGGAAGGCGGCAAAATCGCCCTGCAAATTTTGCATACCGGGCGCTACAGTTACCAGCCGCATCTGGTTGCCCCGTCCGCATTGCAGGCTCCCATCAACCGTTTCGTTCCTCATGAGTTAAGCCATGAAGAGATCCTGCAACTGATCAACGATTTCGCCCGCTGTGCGCAACTGGCGCGGGAGGCCGGATACGATGGCGTAGAAGTTATGGGTTCCGAAGGGTATTTGATCAACGAATTTCTGACTCTGCGCACCAACCAGCGTAGCGACCAGTGGGGTGGTGATTACCCTAACCGGATGCGGTTTGCCGTTGAAGTGGTACGTGCAGTGCGCGAACGCGTCGGCAACGATTTCATTATTATCTACCGTCTGTCGATGCTCGATCTGGTAGAAGGCGGCAGCACTTTTACCGAAACGGTACAACTGGCGCAGGCCGTTGAAACGGCTGGCGCAACCATTATCAATACCGGCATTGGCTGGCATGAAGCGCGGATTCCGACCATCGCCACTCCCGTGCCGCGCGGCGCATTCAGTTGGGTCACGCGCAAACTGAAAGGCCATGTATCACTGCCGCTGGTGACCACCAACCGAATTAACGATCCGCAGGTTGCCGACGATATCCTCTCGCGTGGCGATGCGGACATGGTGTCGATGGCGCGACCGTTTCTGGCTGATGCCGAGCTGCTGTCAAAAGCGCAATCGGGGAGATCTGATGAGATCAACACCTGTATTGGCTGTAACCAGGCCTGTCTGGATCAGATCTTCGTCGGCAAAGTGACTTCGTGTCTGGTCAATCCTCGCGCCTGCCATGAAACCAAAATGCCAATCCTTCCTGCTATGCAGAAAAAAAATCTGGCGGTGGTCGGTGCAGGTCCGGCGGGGCTGGCGTTTGCCATTAACGCAGCAGCACGTGGACATCAGGTAACGCTGTTTGATACTCACGGCGAGATCGGTGGGCAGTTCAACATTGCCAAACAGATCCCCGGTAAAGAGGAGTTCTACGAAACACTGCGTTACTACCGCCGGATGATCGAAGTGACGGGCGTGACGCTGAAACTCAATCACACCGTGACGGCGGATCAATTACAGGCGTTCGATGAAACGATCCTTGCCAGCGGGATCGTGCCGCGTATTCCGCCCATCGACGGGATCGATCATCCGAAAGTACTGAGTTACCTCGATGTACTGCGCGACAAAGCGCCAGTGGGCAACAAAGTCGCCATCATCGGTTGTGGCGGTATTGGTTTTGATACGGCAATGTATTTGAGTCAGCCAGGCGAATCCACCAGCCAGAATATCGCTGAATTCTGCACAGAATGGGGGATCGACAGCAGCCTGCAACAAGCTGGTGGCTTAAGTTCGCAAGGTATACAGATCCCCCGTAGCCCACGACAAATCGTAATGCTCCAACGTAAAGCCAGCAAACCAGGTCAGGGATTGGGTAAAACCACCGGTTGGATCCATCGCACCACCCTGCTCTCGCGCGGCGTGAAAATGATCCCAGGCGTAAGTTATCAGAAGATCGATGATGACGGACTGCATGTGGTGATCAACGGTGAAACGCAGGTATTCGCAGTAGATCATGTGGTGATCTGTGCAGGGCAAGAGCCAAACCGCGCACTGGCACAACCGCTCATTGATAGCGGGAAAACCGTGCATTTAATTGGCGGCTGCGATGTGGCAATGGAACTGGACGCGCGGCGAGCGATAGCTCAGGGGACGCGGCTTGCGCTGGAGATTTAA
- the rlmG gene encoding 23S rRNA (guanine(1835)-N(2))-methyltransferase RlmG produces MSHLDNGFRSLTLQRFPATDDVNPLQAWEAADEYLLQQLDDTEIRGPVLILNDAFGALSCALAEHKPYSIGDSYISELATRENLRLNGIDESSVKFLDSTADYPQQPGVVLIKVPKTLALLEQQLRALRKVVTPDTRIIAGAKARDIHTSTLELFEKVLGPTTTTLAWKKARLINCTFNEPPLADAPQTVSWKLEGTDWTIHNHANVFSRTGLDIGARFFMQHLPENLEGEIVDLGCGNGVIGLTLLDKNPQAKVVFVDESPMAVASSRLNVETNMPEALDRCEFMINNALSGVEPFRFNAVLCNPPFHQQHALTDNVAWEMFHHARRCLKINGELYIVANRHLDYFHKLKKIFGNCTTIATNNKFVVLKAVKLGRRR; encoded by the coding sequence ATGAGCCACTTAGACAACGGTTTCCGTTCACTGACACTACAACGTTTTCCGGCAACGGATGACGTTAACCCGCTACAGGCGTGGGAAGCGGCGGATGAATATTTGCTGCAACAGTTGGACGACACAGAAATCCGCGGCCCGGTGTTAATCCTGAATGATGCTTTCGGTGCGTTAAGCTGCGCGCTGGCGGAACATAAACCGTACAGTATTGGTGATTCGTATATCAGCGAGCTGGCAACGCGCGAGAATTTGCGTCTCAACGGGATTGATGAGTCGAGCGTGAAGTTTCTCGACAGCACTGCCGACTACCCGCAACAGCCGGGCGTGGTGTTGATCAAAGTGCCGAAAACGCTGGCGTTGCTGGAACAACAACTGCGTGCGCTGCGCAAAGTGGTCACGCCGGATACACGTATTATTGCTGGCGCTAAAGCCCGCGACATTCACACTTCCACGCTGGAACTGTTCGAAAAAGTGCTCGGCCCAACCACCACCACGCTGGCATGGAAAAAAGCGCGACTGATTAACTGTACCTTCAATGAACCGCCGCTGGCTGATGCACCGCAGACCGTTAGCTGGAAACTGGAAGGCACCGACTGGACTATCCACAACCATGCGAATGTCTTCTCCCGCACCGGGCTGGATATTGGCGCGCGTTTCTTTATGCAGCATCTGCCGGAAAATCTTGAAGGGGAGATTGTCGATCTCGGCTGTGGTAATGGCGTCATTGGTCTGACGCTGCTTGATAAAAACCCGCAGGCGAAAGTGGTGTTTGTCGATGAATCACCGATGGCAGTTGCTTCCAGCCGATTGAACGTAGAAACCAACATGCCTGAAGCGCTGGATCGCTGCGAGTTTATGATCAACAACGCACTTTCTGGCGTAGAGCCTTTTCGCTTTAATGCTGTGCTCTGCAACCCGCCGTTTCACCAGCAACATGCGCTGACCGATAACGTTGCCTGGGAGATGTTCCACCACGCCCGCCGCTGCCTGAAAATCAACGGTGAGCTGTATATCGTTGCCAACCGCCATCTGGATTACTTTCACAAACTGAAGAAGATTTTTGGCAATTGCACCACTATCGCGACGAATAATAAATTTGTGGTGCTGAAAGCAGTGAAGCTGGGGCGTCGTCGATAA
- a CDS encoding M48 metallopeptidase family protein has product MSNLTYLQGYPEQLLSQVRTLINEQRLGDVLAKRYPGTHDYATDKALWQYTQDLKNQFLRNAPPINKVMYDNKIHVLKNALGLHTAVSRVQGGKLKAKAEIRVATVFRNAPEPFLRMIVVHELAHLKEKEHNKAFYQLCCHMEPQYHQLEFDTRLWLTQLSLGRGKI; this is encoded by the coding sequence ATGAGCAATCTTACTTATCTTCAGGGCTATCCCGAGCAGCTACTTTCCCAGGTGCGCACGCTAATTAATGAACAGCGTCTGGGTGATGTGCTGGCAAAACGCTATCCGGGAACGCACGACTACGCCACCGATAAAGCCCTCTGGCAATACACTCAGGATCTGAAAAATCAGTTTCTGCGTAATGCCCCGCCGATCAATAAAGTGATGTATGACAATAAGATCCACGTGCTGAAAAACGCGCTGGGATTACATACTGCTGTTTCCCGCGTGCAGGGCGGCAAGCTGAAAGCGAAGGCTGAAATTCGCGTTGCTACCGTGTTTCGCAACGCGCCGGAACCGTTTTTGCGCATGATCGTGGTGCATGAACTGGCGCATCTGAAAGAGAAGGAGCACAACAAAGCGTTCTACCAGTTGTGCTGTCATATGGAACCACAGTACCACCAGCTTGAGTTCGACACTCGCCTGTGGTTGACGCAACTGTCGCTTGGCCGGGGCAAAATCTGA
- a CDS encoding SanA/YdcF family protein codes for MLRAFFRLLRRVCFSRRILKIACLLLLVAGATVFISDRAMVNASQQLTWSDVNAVPIRNVGLLLGAKPGNRYFTRRIDSAAELYHAGKVKWLLVSGDNGRKNYDEASGMQRALIAKGVPAKVIFCDYAGFSTLDSVVRANKVFGENHITIISQKFHNQRAIWLAKQYGIDAIGFNAPDLNMKQGFYTQLREKLARVSAVIDAKILHRQPKYLGPSVMIGPFSEHGCPAQK; via the coding sequence ATGCTGCGCGCATTTTTCCGCCTTCTTCGTCGCGTTTGTTTTTCCCGCCGGATTCTTAAGATTGCCTGTTTACTGTTGCTTGTAGCAGGCGCGACGGTTTTTATCAGCGATCGGGCGATGGTCAACGCCAGCCAGCAACTAACATGGAGCGATGTCAACGCAGTTCCGATACGTAACGTGGGGTTATTGCTGGGAGCAAAGCCGGGTAATCGCTACTTTACCCGACGTATTGATAGCGCCGCAGAGTTGTACCACGCCGGAAAAGTGAAGTGGCTGTTGGTCAGTGGTGATAACGGACGAAAAAATTACGATGAAGCGTCAGGAATGCAGCGGGCGCTCATCGCTAAAGGCGTACCGGCGAAAGTCATCTTCTGCGATTATGCCGGATTCTCAACGCTTGATTCGGTGGTGCGCGCCAATAAAGTGTTTGGTGAGAACCATATCACCATTATTTCGCAAAAATTTCATAACCAACGCGCCATCTGGCTGGCAAAACAGTACGGCATCGATGCTATCGGTTTTAATGCCCCTGACCTGAATATGAAACAGGGTTTTTATACTCAACTGCGGGAAAAACTCGCTCGCGTCAGCGCGGTGATTGACGCCAAAATCCTCCATCGCCAGCCGAAATATCTCGGGCCGTCGGTCATGATTGGGCCATTTAGCGAACATGGCTGTCCGGCGCAGAAATAA
- a CDS encoding Gfo/Idh/MocA family protein has protein sequence MIRFAVIGTNWITRQFVEAAHESGKYKLTAVYSRSLEQAQHFANDFSVEHLFTSLEAMAESDAIDAVYIASPNALHFSQTQLFLSHKMHVICEKPLASNLAEVDAAIACARENQVVLFEAFKTASLPNFHLLRQALPKVGKLRKVFFNYCQYSSRYQRYLDGENPNTFNPAFSNGSIMDIGFYCLASAVALFGEPKSVQATASLLASGVDAHGVVVMDYGDFSVTLQHSKVSDSVLASEIQGEAGSLVIEKLSECQKVCFVPRGSQMQDLTLPQHINTMLYEAELFATLVDEHLVDHPGLAVSRITAKLLTEIRRQTGVIFPADSVKQ, from the coding sequence ATGATACGTTTCGCCGTGATTGGCACGAACTGGATCACCCGCCAGTTCGTCGAGGCCGCCCATGAGAGCGGCAAATACAAGTTAACCGCCGTCTATTCCCGCAGCCTTGAACAGGCCCAGCACTTCGCCAATGATTTTTCTGTCGAGCATCTGTTCACTTCGCTGGAAGCGATGGCGGAAAGCGATGCCATTGACGCGGTGTATATTGCCAGCCCGAATGCCCTGCATTTTTCCCAGACGCAGCTTTTCCTCAGTCACAAAATGCATGTAATTTGCGAGAAACCGCTGGCGTCGAATCTGGCGGAAGTGGATGCCGCTATTGCCTGCGCGCGGGAAAATCAGGTGGTGCTGTTTGAAGCATTTAAAACGGCCAGCCTGCCTAACTTTCATTTGTTACGCCAGGCGCTGCCGAAAGTCGGCAAATTGCGTAAAGTCTTTTTTAACTACTGCCAGTACTCTTCGCGTTATCAACGTTATCTCGACGGCGAGAATCCCAATACCTTTAATCCGGCGTTCTCTAACGGCTCGATCATGGATATCGGCTTTTACTGCCTGGCGTCGGCAGTGGCGTTATTTGGTGAGCCGAAAAGCGTGCAGGCAACCGCCAGTTTGCTGGCAAGCGGCGTGGATGCCCACGGCGTGGTGGTGATGGATTACGGTGATTTCAGCGTTACGTTGCAGCACTCCAAAGTCAGCGATTCTGTACTGGCAAGCGAGATTCAGGGCGAAGCGGGATCACTGGTAATTGAAAAACTTTCCGAGTGCCAGAAAGTCTGTTTTGTACCGCGTGGCAGCCAGATGCAGGATCTCACCTTGCCGCAGCATATTAATACCATGCTCTACGAAGCAGAGCTGTTCGCCACTCTGGTGGATGAGCATCTGGTAGATCATCCGGGTCTGGCAGTCAGTCGTATCACCGCCAAACTGCTGACCGAGATCCGCCGCCAGACCGGGGTGATTTTTCCGGCAGATAGCGTAAAGCAATAA